In Zerene cesonia ecotype Mississippi chromosome 18, Zerene_cesonia_1.1, whole genome shotgun sequence, the following are encoded in one genomic region:
- the LOC119834098 gene encoding ubiquitin domain-containing protein 2 — MGGCIGITRSRSGPIEESSGTVSRPNSGGLRKNQSLCHETIRWKSDVPLTEGQLRSKRDEFWDTAPAFDGRKEIWDALRAAAVAAEAMDFQLAQAILDGASVSVPNGYLTECYDEWGTRYQVPIYCLSAPINMVKEASGRDSPADCSEPVEAGSEMALRLRLSTTCKDLMLPVGSRHTIAHCKAKLQAQEGIEVWRQRWFYGGKLLGDRLPLEEARITIRSEMLKRC, encoded by the exons ATGGGTGGTTGTATAGGAATAACTAGGAGCAGGAGCGGGCCCATAGAGGAATCTTCAGGCACAGTGTCTCGACCAAATTCAG gtgGCTTACGAAAAAATCAGTCACTGTGCCATGAGACAATTCGATGGAAGTCAGACGTGCCATTGACTGAGGGACAATTGAGGAGCAAACGCGATGAATTCTGGGACACGGCGCCGGCGTTCGACGGACGGAAAGAGATTTGGGACGCGCTGCGGGCCGCTGCAGTGGCCGCTGAAGCTATGGACTTTCAGCTTGCTCAGGCCATACTGGACGGGGCCAGTGTTTCTGTACCCAATGGATACCTCACAGAGTGCTATGATGAATGGGGAACTAGATATCAG GTGCCAATCTACTGTCTATCAGCGCCCATAAACATGGTGAAGGAGGCGAGTGGACGTGACTCGCCAGCCGACTGCTCTGAGCCAGTGGAGGCTGGCTCCGAGATGGCACTGAGATTGAGGCTCTCCACTACTTGCAAGGATCTGATGCTGCCGGTTGGCTCGAGACACACTATAGCACATTGCAAGGCTAAGTTGCAG GCGCAGGAGGGCATAGAGGTGTGGCGGCAGCGCTGGTTCTACGGCGGCAAGCTGCTGGGCGACCGCCTGCCGCTGGAGGAGGCGCGCATCAC GATCAGATCCGAAATGCTAAAACGATGTTGA
- the LOC119833778 gene encoding alpha-ketoglutarate-dependent dioxygenase alkB homolog 6 — protein sequence MTNGNLCLNDHRLTAIDPTAYYVSEFITEEEEKHIINNIYAAPKPKWTQLSNRRLQNWGGIPHNNGMIAETIPHWLDQYLQRIHSLNLMGGNKPNHVLVNEYNPGQGILPHLDGSLFYPTITTISIASHIVLNFYEPLTDNKSYLQPVFSFLLEPRSLLVLQDKLFKHYLHGINEVQQDVIDDSILNLNMCSNKYSRDSIVDRQTRISLTIRHVPKTTKFKLNIGKR from the exons atgacGAACGGAAATTTGTGCTTAAATGATCATAGACTTACTGCG aTTGATCCAACTGCGTATTATGTATCTGAATTCATTActgaagaagaagaaaaacatATCATTAACAACATATATGCAGCACCAAAACCAAAGTGGACACAATTGTCCAATCGACGTCTGCAAAATTGGGGCGGAATTCCTCACAACAACGGCATGATCGCTGAAACAATACCCCATTGGCTTGATCAGTATTTACAAAGGATACATAGCTTAAACTTAATGGGCGGAAACAAGCCCAATCATGTGTTGGTTAATGAATACAATCCAGGACAAGGCATCCTACCACATCTAGATGGTTCCTTATTCTACCCAACAATAACTACAATTTCCATAGCCTcgcatatagttttaaatttttacgaaCCATTAACAGATAACAAATCATATTTGCAGCCAGTATTTTCATTTCTACTAGAACCAAGGAGTTTATTAGTGTTAcaagataaattattcaaacattACTTGCACGGTATAAATGAAGTACAGCAAGATGTTATTGATgattctatattaaatttaaatatgtgttcaaataaatatagtaggGATTCAATTGTAGATCGGCAGACAAGAATATCATTAACAATTAGACATGTTCCTAAAAcgacaaagtttaaattaaatattggaaAAAGGTAG
- the LOC119833777 gene encoding cytosol aminopeptidase-like, whose amino-acid sequence MAFAKLFSSGYVFYLERNFSKILTRSCSGKTNVPVCDKNEEGKDNTVSGESPSGIGKKNGLVLGVYEDGDQFQLTPAAEEVNQKSGGKLCKYLNELSCEMKLGKAFVVTDVAPDVSCVALACLGKKAPGYNHLEDIDETNENVRVGVGAGVRALAARGARDVTVDAAGQPRAAAEAAHLAAWNFQEFKSLETRKPEVKLSQYGSEPSDEWTLGSILGRSQNWARFLSDMPANSMTPIGLAQEALDVLCPLGVQVTVRERDWIEAQKMEAFLAVAKGSCEQAVLLQCDYRAGGDTPPVLLAAKGVTFDSGGLCLKKAHEMKENRGSMAGAAVVLAAIRAIALAKVPINVSAVIPLCENMVSGQCMKVGDVVTALNGLSLQIEDTDMEGRLMLADALVLGQVLHKPSLVIDVATLTHGVLLATGGGAFGCFSNSEPLWRALRRAGARTGDRAWRLPLWDYYQRQIQNDPAVDLRNRGSGTATPCIGAAFLKNFVCCDWLHMDITGVGKLSHAPAPPYLHPYRMTGRPTRTLATFLMNAAESKDCK is encoded by the exons atggcatttgcaaaattattttcgagtggttatgttttttatttggagaGAAATTTTAGCAAGATATTAACTAGGAGTTGCAGTGGGAAGACAAATGTACCAGTATGTGACAAAAATGAAGAAGGTAAAGACAATACAGTATCGGGAGAGTCACCTTCAGGAATTGGAAAAAAG AATGGTTTAGTGCTGGGTGTTTATGAAGATGGTGACCAGTTCCAGTTGACCCCCGCAGCAGAAGAGGTCAACCAGAAGAGTGGGGGCAAGCTATGCAAGTATCTCAATGA GCTCTCATGCGAGATGAAGCTCGGTAAAGCTTTCGTCGTGACAGACGTCGCGCCAGACGTGAGTTGCGTGGCGCTCGCTTGTCTCGGCAAGAAAGCGCCTGGCTATAATCACTTGGAGGATATCGATGAAACTAAC GAGAACGTGCGCGTGGGCGTGGGCGCGGGCGTGCGCGCGCTGGCGGCGCGAGGCGCGCGTGACGTCACCGTGGACGCGGCCGGCcagccgcgcgccgccgccgagGCCGCGCACCTGGCCGCTTGGAA tTTCCAAGAATTCAAATCGCTGGAGACACGTAAACCCGAAGTTAAACTCTCACAATACGGCTCAGAGCCCAGTGACGAATGGACCCTAGGGTCAATCCTGGGTCGGTCCCAGAACTGGGCCAGGTTCCTCTCCGATATGCCCGCAAATAGCATGACTCCTATAGGACTTGCgcaa GAAGCATTAGACGTCCTCTGCCCTCTCGGAGTGCAAGTAACTGTGAGGGAACGGGACTGGATAGAGGCACAAAAGATGGAGGCATTTCTCGCCGTGGCCAAAGGCTCTTGCGAGCAAGCTGTGTTGTTGCAATGCGACTACCGCGCGGGGGGGGACACTCCGCCGGTGCTGTTGGCCGCTAAGGGCGTCACTTTTGACAg TGGTGGCTTATGTCTGAAGAAAGCTCACGAAATGAAGGAAAATCGCGGTAGTATGGCCGGCGCCGCCGTCGTGCTGGCGGCAATCCGGGCCATAGCACTCGCTAAG GTGCCTATAAACGTGAGCGCGGTGATACCGCTCTGTGAGAACATGGTCAGTGGCCAGTGCATGAAAGTGGGCGATGTGGTCACTGCTCTCAATGGACTCTCCTTGCAG ATAGAAGATACGGACATGGAAGGTCGTCTGATGCTGGCGGACGCTCTGGTGTTAGGGCAGGTCCTGCACAAGCCTTCGCTCGTTATTGACGTGGCAACACTCACTc ACGGGGTGCTCCTCGCCACGGGGGGCGGCGCCTTCGGCTGCTTCTCGAACAGCGAGCCGCTGTGGCGCGCGCTGCGCCGCGCCGGCGCGCGCACGGGCGACCGCGCCTGGCGCCTGCCGCTGTGGGACTACTACCAGCGCCAGATACAGA ACGATCCAGCAGTGGATTTACGCAACAGAGGATCAGGAACTGCCACTCCATGTATAGGTGCTGCATTTCTGAAG AACTTCGTTTGTTGCGACTGGTTGCACATGGATATAACTGGAGTGGGCAAGTTATCGCATGCCCCGGCGCCCCCTTACTTACACCCCTACCGTATGACAG GTCGACCAACGCGCACGCTGGCCACATTTCTGATGAATGCAGCTGAATCGAAAGATTGCAAATAG